One genomic window of Bacilli bacterium PM5-9 includes the following:
- a CDS encoding large conductance mechanosensitive channel (product_source=KO:K03282; cath_funfam=3.30.70.141; cog=COG1970; ko=KO:K03282; pfam=PF01741; superfamily=81330; tigrfam=TIGR00220; transmembrane_helix_parts=Inside_1_19,TMhelix_20_42,Outside_43_67,TMhelix_68_90,Inside_91_124) gives MKKFFKEFIDFIQQGNLVEIAIGLLLATAFKDLVTSFSNSFIMPVVNKCLGFAKEDTSYFTILDMKFEYGNFISSLISFLIIGFVLFMIVKSYNALIHKKDEETNVETELSLLKEIRDLLDEKK, from the coding sequence ATGAAAAAGTTTTTTAAAGAATTTATTGATTTTATTCAACAGGGTAACTTAGTTGAAATAGCAATTGGACTTCTTTTAGCAACTGCTTTTAAAGATTTAGTAACTTCGTTTAGTAATAGCTTTATTATGCCAGTAGTTAATAAATGTTTAGGTTTTGCTAAAGAAGATACTTCATACTTCACTATATTAGATATGAAATTTGAATATGGTAATTTTATTTCAAGTTTAATTTCATTCTTGATTATCGGATTTGTTTTATTCATGATTGTTAAATCATATAATGCATTAATTCATAAAAAAGATGAAGAAACAAATGTTGAAACAGAGTTGTCATTACTAAAAGAAATAAGAGATTTACTTGATGAAAAAAAATAA
- a CDS encoding thioredoxin 1 (product_source=KO:K03671; cath_funfam=3.40.30.10; cog=COG3118; ko=KO:K03671; pfam=PF00085; superfamily=52833; tigrfam=TIGR01068) — MGLVKLDDNNFETEVKQGITLVDFYADWCGPCKMIAPTIEQLANELSDVKIAKLDVDAAPKTAQKYNVMSIPTLIVFKDGEVVDQKMGFMTKDQVESLINSAK, encoded by the coding sequence ATGGGACTAGTAAAATTAGATGACAACAATTTTGAAACAGAAGTAAAACAAGGAATAACTTTAGTAGATTTTTATGCAGATTGGTGTGGACCATGTAAGATGATTGCACCAACAATTGAGCAATTAGCTAATGAATTATCTGATGTTAAAATCGCAAAATTAGATGTTGATGCAGCTCCAAAAACTGCACAAAAATACAATGTAATGTCAATACCAACTTTAATAGTATTTAAAGATGGTGAAGTAGTAGATCAAAAAATGGGATTTATGACTAAAGACCAAGTAGAATCATTAATTAACTCAGCAAAATAA